The Methanosphaera sp. sequence TTTAGGATGATCTAAAATAATTTCACCTGCTTTAGATCCATCCCATAATAATAGAATATCATCTTCTTCTACTAAATCACCATCTTCAGCATATTTTAACACTACATCTTTTCCCCTAATATAATCCATAGATAAATATGGAGTTAAAGAGTTATCATCATAAAATTTAGAAGGTAATTTAGCTTTTTTAATATTATAAACAAATTTAAGTCTTAATTTTCCCAATGATCTGGAATTACTCCAAGCCATTCAACTCCACTATCTTTAAAATTAGACATTTTTAATCTCCTAATTTATTAACCTTTTCATTCATCATCTTTTCTAATTTAAGAAATTTATCTAATAGAATATTACTTGAAGTTGGTTTCTGATATTTGTAAAAACACTTATTGAATGATATTTCAGCTCCTTCTTTTTTGGAATCCTTTTTAGCTGAAATTCGCGTATTTTCATTTACAAATGGTAATACTTCCTTTTCAAAATATTCATTAATATTTACAGTAGATGGTATAATTTCTGTAATTTTTGAATCTGGTTCAGTATCATATCTCACTCCTCCTCTTTTATTCCTCTCAGGAGGTAAAGTTTCATCTCTAACTGAAAGACCTTTCATAATTTGATTTACCTTATTTGTGAGTTCTTTTTTACTATTAAAAATATCTTTAAGAATATCTAATAGTATTGGTTCAAATTCTTCTGAAGTTGTATAAATTTCATCTGAAATATTATTTGTTAATGAATCCATAATTGCATAATATGTAGATTCATTTTTTCTAAATTTTTCAAGTTTTGTTTTATCTTCTTTTTTAATTTTTTCTCCATTCAATTCTTTATTTAATAATTCTTCATATTTATTTTTATTAAAAAAACTTGATAAATTAGATTCACTCATTTTATTTATTCTTTCTTCAGTTATTGCATAATTTCTTTGAAGTGGTTGTTCTATTGTATATTGACATAATATAAATTCTTGATTATCATATATTTTTGAGTATTCATTTTCTTCAAAATCATGATATAACTTTGTAATTTTTTCTATATGTTCTGGTCTTATTTCATATTGTTTATTTCCTAATGAATTTCCTAATTTCTTTTTAAATGAAGATGCATCTATTAACTGAATTTTACCTCTTCTTTTTTCTGATTTATTTTTAGATATGATCCAAATATATGTGGAAATTCCTGTGTTGTAAAACATATTATCTGATAATTGAATTATTGATTCTACATAATCATTTTCAAGTATCCATTTTCTTATTTTAGAATTACCTGAGGTTATTGTTCCACTAAATAAAGGTGAACCATTTGATATTATTGCTGCTCTTCCATTATCTGCTAGTTTATTTATTGATGATTGTAAGAAAAGTAACTGCATATCTCCCCCATTAGGTACTCCTGCAGGAAAACGTCCATTTTCTTTTTTGGCTTCTTGATTTACTGCATTTTCCACTCCTTCTGCTGCTTTTTTACCTTTCCATGCTAATCCAAATGGTGGATTTTCAAATAAAAATCGCATTTTCTCATCTTCAAAACAATCAGAAATCATAGTATCTTGAAGTTTAATATTACTTGTGTCTTGTCCTCTAATTAGCATTTCAGCAAGACATAATGCATATGATTCTGGATTTACTTCCTGTGAGTAAAGTTTTACATTTGCATCAGGATTTTCATGTAAAATATAATCCATTGCTGTAGTTAGCATTCCTCCTGTTCCTGCTGCTTGATCAAGAATTTTCACTATTTTTTGTTTTTCATTTAAAACATCTTCACAACCTTCAGATAGTACCAATGAAACCATTAAACGAATAATATCTCTTCCTGTATAATGATCTCCTGCTTCTGCATTTTCTGAAAATCTTCTTATAAGATCTTCAAAAATATAACCCATTTTTATATTATCCACATTTTTTGGATTTAAATCAACTTCACTAAATTTTTGTATAACTTCATTTAATCTATTAGATGCGTAAAGTTTTTCTATTTCTCTTTCAAAATCTAAGTTTTTAATAATATCAACTACATTTGGTGAAAAAGCATTAATATATTTTTTAAAGTTTTCAACAATATTTTCTTGATCATCTAATAATTTTTTTAGGGTAAAATCACTTTTATTGTAAAATTGATGTTTTGAAAAAGTATATAACACTTCATCTGGATAATTATCCTTATTTTTAAGTACTTCTTCTTTTGTATCTTCAAGTGCACATTCAAATCTTCTAATAACTACCATTGGTAGTATAACATCTTTATATTTATCACTTGTATATGGTCCTCGTAGTTTATTTGCTATATTCCATATCATATCAGATTCTTTTTTAATATCTACTGAATTATTTTCATCCCATACTGTAAATGTTGTATTTTCTTCAGACATTACATTCCCTCATTATCTTTTTTTAAATTATTAAATTAAGTACGAAAAATGAATATAAATTATTATTTTTAATTAAAACACTTGCAAATAGTTTTATAATATTATTAATTCCATATTTTTTTAATTATACTGAATAAAAGTTCTTTCATTTTTCTAATATTTCTTTTAATATATTATTTAGTATTAAAAAATAATAAAATTTACAGTATTATGCTATGAAAAAAAAGTTTTTATAAAAAAAAGAGATAAATTGGTGGTTATAGTTATTGAAATATCCTTAGATATATTCAACTAGTTCACTTAATTCTTTACGTGGTGCATCACGTGGCTGTGCATCTGGATATCCTAGTGGTGTAAGAAGTACAGGATGTTCTTCATCAGAAAGATCTAGTAGTTCTGCCATTGCTTTTTCATGGAATGCTGCAATGTAGCATGTTCCAAGTCCTAGTTCTGTTGCTTGTAGTATCATATGATCCATTACTATTGTTGCATCTATTTCATTAAGATTTTTTATATCCCATGGTCTTGTCCATGCATCGTTTGCTTTACTTACAACTGCAAGTACATATGGTGCTTGGACTATCCATTCTTTATTGTATGATTTTAGTATTGCTTCACGATTTTTCTTTGTATCAATTACATATACTTTGAATGCTTGACTATTTACACCTGTTGGTGCAAGTTGTGCTGCTTTTAGGATTTTTTCGAGTTTTTCATCTTCTACAGGGCGATCCTGGTATCCTCGTACACTATATCTTTTTTCTATTACTTCTTCAACTGACATGTTAATTTTCCTCCATTATATTATTATTTATTCATCTTCTAGGTCGTCTTCATCTATTATTGTAAATCCTGTTTCTAATGATTCTGCTTCTTGTTGTGTTAGTATTTCCATTTTTGCATCATCATCATCTATCATACTGTTTCCAAATGGATCTTCAAGTATCAGGTCCACTGTTTTATCTCCACTTTTTACAGCGAAGATGTTTCTTAGTATTGCCAGTGCATTGTCTTGTATTTCATCGTTTCCATCATTTAGTAGTAGTGCCTGGTTTACTGCATCTTCAAATCTATTTAGTATTCCTTCTACATTTGATACATATCCCTGTGATTTTGATCCTGGTTCTACTTTTAGTCCAAGTTCTGGTATTGTTAGTGTTGCTGTTTGTGATTTTGCAACTCTTGAATTTAGTTTCTGAGTATCTATCTTTAATGTGTATCTTGAAGGATCATGATGGTCGAGACATATATTGTCTGCTGATTGGTATCCACATTTTTCACATCTTACAGCAGTTTCTAGTATGTTTCCAAAGTATGGTATGTTGTCTGTTTTGTTTGTTACAACTAGTGTGTTTTCAGAGTTACATACAGGACAGTCTGATCTCATTTCATTATCTTGTTTTTCATCTATTTTTTGCATCTTGACACCATATATTTTATTTATTTTTTAGTTTTCATCTTCTTGTATATTATTTATCTCGCTTTTATTATATAGTAGGTTTTTTTCTTTAAGTTCACGTATTATCTTATTTAGTCGTCTTTTATCTGGTGCATATATCTTGTGTGAGTAGATGTTATCTGATAATTCAAATAGTGCTTCTAGTGATTTTCTTTCATTTGTTTTTCTATCTTCATCATCTATGTTTCGTGTTAGTTGATTTTCATCATCTATACATCTGATAAATGGCTGACTAAATCCTGGAAGATAGTAGCCTACATTTACTATTCGTCCACAATTGTTTGTAATTATATCTTGTGCTTCTC is a genomic window containing:
- a CDS encoding class I SAM-dependent DNA methyltransferase; this translates as MSEENTTFTVWDENNSVDIKKESDMIWNIANKLRGPYTSDKYKDVILPMVVIRRFECALEDTKEEVLKNKDNYPDEVLYTFSKHQFYNKSDFTLKKLLDDQENIVENFKKYINAFSPNVVDIIKNLDFEREIEKLYASNRLNEVIQKFSEVDLNPKNVDNIKMGYIFEDLIRRFSENAEAGDHYTGRDIIRLMVSLVLSEGCEDVLNEKQKIVKILDQAAGTGGMLTTAMDYILHENPDANVKLYSQEVNPESYALCLAEMLIRGQDTSNIKLQDTMISDCFEDEKMRFLFENPPFGLAWKGKKAAEGVENAVNQEAKKENGRFPAGVPNGGDMQLLFLQSSINKLADNGRAAIISNGSPLFSGTITSGNSKIRKWILENDYVESIIQLSDNMFYNTGISTYIWIISKNKSEKRRGKIQLIDASSFKKKLGNSLGNKQYEIRPEHIEKITKLYHDFEENEYSKIYDNQEFILCQYTIEQPLQRNYAITEERINKMSESNLSSFFNKNKYEELLNKELNGEKIKKEDKTKLEKFRKNESTYYAIMDSLTNNISDEIYTTSEEFEPILLDILKDIFNSKKELTNKVNQIMKGLSVRDETLPPERNKRGGVRYDTEPDSKITEIIPSTVNINEYFEKEVLPFVNENTRISAKKDSKKEGAEISFNKCFYKYQKPTSSNILLDKFLKLEKMMNEKVNKLGD
- a CDS encoding nitroreductase family protein, encoding MSVEEVIEKRYSVRGYQDRPVEDEKLEKILKAAQLAPTGVNSQAFKVYVIDTKKNREAILKSYNKEWIVQAPYVLAVVSKANDAWTRPWDIKNLNEIDATIVMDHMILQATELGLGTCYIAAFHEKAMAELLDLSDEEHPVLLTPLGYPDAQPRDAPRKELSELVEYI
- a CDS encoding ZPR1 zinc finger domain-containing protein, producing the protein MQKIDEKQDNEMRSDCPVCNSENTLVVTNKTDNIPYFGNILETAVRCEKCGYQSADNICLDHHDPSRYTLKIDTQKLNSRVAKSQTATLTIPELGLKVEPGSKSQGYVSNVEGILNRFEDAVNQALLLNDGNDEIQDNALAILRNIFAVKSGDKTVDLILEDPFGNSMIDDDDAKMEILTQQEAESLETGFTIIDEDDLEDE